In Paenibacillus sonchi, a single genomic region encodes these proteins:
- a CDS encoding PucR family transcriptional regulator: MDWELVFTIRDALKRPLFAESEVIGGRTGLNRAIRWVHVLESAGFESLIHGEEMILTTGMGASAGLPSSLSFMQNLIDKNAACLCIELGDYFSSIPQEMIDLANRHDFPLIIFTRTVRFVDITLDLHSLIINRHHRMLQELESISREFHRLTLTSQGTIKVLQLLCKSTRTQIVYMQPQGKPLFFPALSPEDQAPLLSFFEAFGEEMEGVQPDAAPYIRDYGHKTIALKPVGALDQTWAYILMVCNHKPQEFDCLLLDSASLSIAQELLRTRYMEERKLFSENLWVDELIGGRTQDDNRLKGLVGPDFNVVNELPYRVCLVEIENPRDVKWNSSENDWESITFHLSLILRSIFEKYSLRPLITLKNNRLTVIALDIRSKLPGKLRLQQALDALQHIRSDEKLKDLQLVIGVSKSHRGLKHAYAGYQEAVQALSLYSCYQKSILFYEELGVFQLLLSLNDGKTLENFIRSYLGPLIDHDSAKGSELLLTLRVYLDHDGSKQIAARNLFIVRQSLYYRLDKITELLGEDFMLPENRISIQVALRAYQLLYPEKFTLPSSRSAQF; encoded by the coding sequence ATGGATTGGGAGCTTGTTTTCACCATTCGTGATGCACTCAAAAGACCGCTGTTTGCAGAATCGGAAGTCATCGGCGGCAGAACCGGCCTGAACCGTGCCATCCGCTGGGTGCATGTGCTGGAGAGCGCGGGCTTTGAAAGCCTGATCCACGGGGAGGAAATGATTCTGACCACCGGCATGGGCGCAAGCGCCGGCCTGCCCTCTTCCTTATCTTTTATGCAGAATCTGATTGACAAGAACGCAGCCTGCTTATGCATCGAGCTGGGGGACTATTTCAGCAGCATTCCCCAGGAAATGATTGATCTGGCCAACCGGCATGACTTCCCGCTGATCATTTTTACCCGCACTGTACGCTTCGTAGATATCACACTTGATCTGCATTCCCTCATTATCAACCGCCATCACCGCATGCTCCAGGAGCTGGAGAGCATCTCCCGTGAGTTCCACCGACTGACACTGACCTCTCAAGGTACGATCAAGGTGCTGCAATTATTATGCAAAAGCACCCGCACACAAATTGTGTATATGCAGCCGCAAGGAAAACCCCTGTTCTTCCCGGCACTTTCACCTGAAGATCAGGCCCCTCTCCTAAGCTTCTTCGAAGCGTTCGGCGAAGAAATGGAGGGTGTACAGCCGGATGCCGCCCCTTATATCCGCGACTATGGCCACAAGACGATTGCCCTGAAGCCGGTGGGTGCGCTCGACCAGACCTGGGCTTATATTCTGATGGTCTGCAATCATAAGCCGCAGGAGTTTGACTGTCTGCTGCTCGATTCTGCGTCGCTGTCCATTGCCCAGGAGCTGCTGCGCACGCGGTATATGGAGGAGCGCAAGCTGTTCTCGGAGAATCTGTGGGTGGATGAGCTGATCGGCGGCCGGACCCAGGATGACAACCGGCTCAAAGGATTGGTCGGGCCTGATTTCAATGTGGTTAATGAGCTTCCCTACCGTGTGTGCCTGGTCGAAATCGAAAACCCCCGCGATGTGAAATGGAACAGCTCGGAGAATGATTGGGAATCGATCACCTTTCATTTGTCGCTCATCCTCCGCTCGATCTTCGAGAAGTACTCGCTGCGCCCGCTGATTACGCTGAAGAACAACCGCCTCACCGTCATCGCCCTCGACATCCGCTCCAAGCTGCCCGGCAAGCTCCGGCTGCAGCAGGCGCTCGATGCCCTGCAGCACATCCGCTCCGACGAGAAGCTGAAGGACCTGCAGCTCGTGATCGGCGTCAGCAAGTCCCACCGGGGCCTGAAGCACGCCTATGCCGGATACCAGGAAGCCGTACAAGCGCTGTCTCTGTATTCTTGTTATCAGAAGTCCATTCTGTTCTATGAAGAGCTGGGCGTCTTCCAGCTGCTGCTGAGCCTGAATGACGGCAAGACGCTGGAGAACTTCATCCGCAGCTATCTCGGTCCCTTAATTGACCATGATAGCGCCAAAGGAAGCGAGCTGCTGCTGACCCTGCGCGTCTATCTCGACCATGACGGTTCGAAGCAGATTGCCGCCCGGAATCTGTTCATTGTCAGACAGTCGCTCTACTACCGGCTGGACAAAATCACCGAGCTGCTGGGCGAAGACTTCATGCTGCCGGAGAACCGCATCTCCATCCAGGTCGCCCTGCGCGCCTACCAGCTCCTGTATCCTGAGAAGTTCACCCTGCCCAGCTCCCGTTCAGCACAGTTTTGA
- a CDS encoding ABC transporter permease produces MESNTTVRDTPFMASTGKEVTSTSFASTNNGKSSVTGGKENPRRPFRRLNPGVILPLLAGVLFLFLWELQAFHKLLELKKYQLPLPSAIAEAMRDNFSLLLSYTGYTLAEAVVGMLIGSACGFLIALAATAWPRWGGGSLTLVAALNAVPIVALAPIMNLWFGDGIGSRAAIVTAATMAAMAINAYKGMTAVDPLALDLMHSYAAGKPAVFRYLRIQNSLPYVFTALKINATASMIGAIVGEFFSPHGGSATCYPTRSRWPKCRSAGPASYSRPSPGSSFT; encoded by the coding sequence ATGGAGAGCAACACTACTGTGCGGGATACACCCTTCATGGCCTCTACGGGCAAAGAAGTCACATCTACATCTTTTGCGTCGACTAACAACGGAAAATCATCGGTTACTGGCGGGAAGGAAAACCCCCGGCGGCCGTTCAGGCGGCTGAACCCCGGTGTAATTCTGCCCCTGCTCGCCGGTGTACTGTTTCTCTTCCTATGGGAGCTTCAGGCTTTTCACAAGCTTTTGGAGCTCAAAAAGTACCAGCTTCCGCTGCCTTCGGCCATCGCGGAGGCGATGCGGGATAACTTCAGCCTGCTGCTGTCTTATACCGGTTATACGCTGGCCGAGGCGGTCGTGGGGATGCTGATTGGTTCAGCCTGCGGCTTCCTGATCGCCCTGGCGGCAACCGCCTGGCCCCGATGGGGCGGAGGCAGCCTTACCCTCGTGGCTGCGCTGAATGCCGTGCCGATTGTGGCGCTCGCCCCCATTATGAATCTGTGGTTCGGGGACGGCATCGGGTCCCGCGCCGCCATAGTGACAGCGGCCACAATGGCCGCGATGGCGATTAATGCCTACAAGGGCATGACGGCGGTTGATCCGCTGGCTCTGGATCTGATGCATTCGTACGCAGCCGGCAAGCCGGCCGTATTTCGTTACCTGCGCATTCAGAACAGTCTGCCATACGTGTTCACTGCGCTCAAGATCAATGCCACGGCGAGTATGATCGGAGCCATAGTGGGGGAGTTCTTTTCTCCTCACGGGGGCTCGGCTACCTGCTATCCAACTCGATCAAGGTGGCCAAAATGCCGCTCGGCTGGTCCTGCATCGTACTCGCGGCCATCGCCGGGGTCATCTTTTACCTGA
- a CDS encoding ABC transporter substrate-binding protein encodes MNGRKGKFRGGLLAAALIMMFSSLAGCGGNNNNAAPAAEGAAGAEASASPAAAEPAADPVTVKLQLKWVPQAQFAGYFLAQDKGYYTEEGLKVEILPGGPDIVPEQQVAGGSADIGVDWVASLLTSQEQEMPLVQIAQIFQKSGLVLVSRKDAGIAGPAGLKGKKVGNWMGGNEFEILALFDKYKLDSNKDLNFTKQGFTMDQFLGGEIDAASAMTYNEYQVILESGVKAEELNVIDMNDEGVAMLEDNLFANKEWLEANKETAAKFVRASLKGWKDAIADPEAAVDSVMKLAEEGSTTREHQLTMMTEVAKLIQPEGFDASRLGYTDAAAFQQTADIALKFGVIKTASKTDEAYTNEIVEMAAK; translated from the coding sequence ATGAACGGGAGAAAAGGCAAGTTTCGCGGCGGGCTGCTGGCGGCTGCGCTAATCATGATGTTTTCTTCGCTGGCAGGCTGCGGGGGCAACAATAATAATGCAGCTCCAGCGGCTGAGGGGGCGGCTGGGGCAGAGGCTTCCGCTTCTCCGGCAGCGGCGGAACCGGCTGCAGATCCGGTAACCGTCAAGCTGCAGCTCAAATGGGTGCCGCAGGCCCAGTTCGCCGGATACTTCCTGGCACAGGATAAAGGCTATTATACCGAAGAAGGGCTGAAGGTGGAGATTCTGCCCGGCGGTCCGGATATTGTGCCGGAGCAGCAGGTTGCGGGCGGGTCGGCGGATATCGGCGTGGACTGGGTAGCAAGTCTTTTGACCAGCCAGGAGCAGGAGATGCCGCTGGTGCAGATCGCGCAAATCTTCCAGAAGAGCGGACTGGTGCTGGTCTCCAGGAAGGATGCGGGGATTGCCGGGCCTGCCGGCCTGAAGGGCAAGAAGGTCGGCAACTGGATGGGCGGCAACGAGTTTGAAATTCTGGCACTCTTCGATAAATACAAACTGGATTCGAACAAGGATCTGAACTTCACCAAGCAGGGCTTCACAATGGACCAGTTCCTTGGCGGCGAGATCGATGCGGCATCGGCTATGACCTATAACGAATACCAGGTCATCCTGGAATCCGGCGTCAAGGCGGAGGAGCTGAACGTAATCGATATGAACGATGAAGGGGTGGCGATGCTGGAAGACAACCTGTTCGCCAACAAGGAATGGCTTGAAGCCAATAAGGAAACGGCGGCCAAGTTCGTCCGCGCTTCCCTGAAGGGCTGGAAGGACGCGATTGCCGATCCGGAGGCGGCGGTGGACAGCGTGATGAAGCTGGCAGAAGAAGGCAGCACCACCCGTGAACATCAGCTGACGATGATGACTGAGGTTGCCAAGCTGATCCAGCCGGAGGGCTTCGATGCATCCAGGTTGGGCTATACCGACGCGGCGGCGTTCCAGCAGACCGCAGACATTGCGCTGAAGTTCGGCGTCATCAAGACGGCATCCAAGACGGATGAAGCCTACACGAACGAAATTGTGGAGATGGCCGCCAAGTAA
- a CDS encoding CoA-acylating methylmalonate-semialdehyde dehydrogenase — translation MSLLVKQTEKVKNYVNGVWVDSSSGQQEEVFNPATGEVIAYVPISSRNELDDAVKAAAEAYRSWKKVPVPRRARYFFQYQQLLVQHRSELAGLITLENGKSLEEALGEVQRGIECVEFAAGIPTLMMGSQLPDIASGVESGMYRYPLGVVGGIAPFNFPMMVPCWMFPLAVACGNTFVMKPSERTPLLMNRLAELFAEAGFPPGVLNVVHGAHEVVNGLLEHEEVKAVSFVGSQPVAEYVYKRGTSSGKRVQALAGAKNHSIVLPDADLGSAVKNIISAAFGSAGERCMACSVVVAHEAVADELVRRLVDAADSLKIGDGKDEGVFLGPVIRQSNKERTAAYIETGIQEQAELVRDGRLDSAAGGAGYFLGPTLFDHVQPGMTIWRDEIFAPLLAVVRVKDLAEAIAVTNQSPFANGACIYTDSAKAIREFREEIDAGMLGINLGVPAPMAFFPFSGYKKSFYGDLHANGRDGVEFYTRKKMVTARY, via the coding sequence ATGTCCCTGCTTGTGAAGCAAACAGAGAAAGTGAAGAACTACGTGAATGGCGTGTGGGTGGACTCCTCCTCGGGACAGCAGGAGGAAGTGTTCAATCCGGCAACCGGAGAGGTCATTGCTTATGTGCCCATTTCCAGCCGGAATGAGCTGGACGATGCGGTAAAAGCGGCAGCTGAGGCGTACCGTTCCTGGAAAAAGGTTCCCGTTCCGCGCCGCGCCCGCTATTTCTTCCAGTACCAGCAGCTGCTGGTGCAGCATAGGAGCGAGCTGGCCGGACTGATTACGCTGGAGAACGGCAAAAGCCTGGAGGAAGCGCTCGGCGAAGTGCAGCGCGGCATTGAATGTGTGGAATTTGCCGCCGGCATTCCCACGCTGATGATGGGCAGCCAGCTGCCGGACATTGCTAGCGGTGTCGAGTCCGGCATGTACCGGTACCCGCTTGGGGTGGTGGGCGGCATTGCGCCGTTCAACTTTCCGATGATGGTGCCCTGCTGGATGTTCCCCCTGGCGGTTGCCTGCGGCAACACCTTTGTCATGAAGCCCTCCGAGCGCACGCCGCTGCTGATGAACAGGCTGGCGGAGCTGTTCGCGGAAGCGGGATTTCCGCCGGGGGTGCTGAATGTGGTGCACGGGGCACATGAGGTGGTGAACGGGCTGCTTGAGCATGAAGAGGTCAAGGCTGTTTCCTTCGTAGGCTCCCAGCCGGTGGCGGAATATGTCTATAAGCGCGGAACATCGTCCGGCAAGCGGGTCCAGGCCCTGGCCGGAGCCAAAAACCATTCGATTGTGCTGCCCGATGCCGATCTCGGCAGCGCGGTCAAAAACATCATTTCCGCCGCCTTCGGCTCTGCGGGCGAGCGCTGCATGGCCTGCTCTGTGGTGGTTGCCCATGAGGCTGTAGCCGATGAATTAGTCCGCCGCCTGGTTGACGCGGCGGACAGCCTGAAGATCGGCGACGGCAAGGACGAGGGGGTGTTCCTCGGCCCGGTGATCCGCCAGTCGAACAAGGAGCGTACGGCCGCTTATATCGAAACGGGAATTCAGGAGCAGGCGGAGCTGGTGCGGGACGGCAGATTGGACAGTGCAGCAGGCGGAGCGGGCTATTTTCTCGGCCCGACGCTTTTCGACCATGTGCAGCCGGGTATGACCATCTGGCGGGATGAAATTTTTGCGCCGCTGCTGGCGGTGGTGCGGGTCAAGGATCTGGCCGAGGCGATTGCCGTGACGAATCAGTCTCCTTTTGCCAACGGGGCCTGCATCTATACGGACAGCGCCAAGGCGATCCGGGAATTCCGGGAAGAGATTGATGCGGGGATGCTGGGGATCAACCTGGGTGTGCCTGCGCCGATGGCGTTTTTCCCTTTTTCGGGCTACAAGAAATCCTTTTATGGGGATCTGCATGCGAACGGCAGGGACGGCGTCGAGTTCTATACCCGCAAGAAGATGGTTACCGCGCGTTATTAA
- a CDS encoding NAD(P)-dependent oxidoreductase — MELTSPLNTFTPDMFRRNFAEAEPGLTRKGAIEESNRCLYCYDAPCIKACPTSINIPSFIKRIATGNLKGSSQTIMDSNPVGASCARVCPTEELCEGACVLNDASAPVQIGLLQRYATDWAISSGARLFKPGLANGRRVAVIGSGPAGLSAARELAREGCGVVIYEAKELAGGLDTHGIVSFRLPQSIPLWEVEQVQKLGVEIRTGMKVGVDVSVEELKAGYDAIVLAAGMGYVPPLGIEGEKLSGVYDAIELVETTKTGIPALELMGRRVAVIGAGNTAVDAATCSVRLGAANVKMVYRRTPAEMTAYDFEYEFAKQEGVEFSWLTLPKRIVGDELGNVTALECVQMKLTGETGKDGRLIPVPVEGSEFLMPVDAVVVAIGQKRRVDLIEALGLEHERGVVKIDEKTGRTSDPQIYAAGDIVFGSGKGEATVVSAARQGKDAAYAIMQQLSGLQDSVLGSILR, encoded by the coding sequence ATGGAGCTCACTTCTCCGTTAAACACATTCACGCCCGACATGTTCAGGCGCAATTTTGCCGAGGCCGAGCCTGGCCTTACCCGCAAAGGTGCAATCGAAGAGTCCAACCGCTGCCTGTATTGTTATGATGCGCCCTGCATCAAAGCCTGCCCGACCAGCATTAATATTCCTTCTTTTATCAAGCGAATTGCGACCGGCAATCTGAAGGGTTCGTCACAGACGATCATGGATTCCAATCCGGTGGGCGCCAGCTGCGCGCGGGTCTGTCCAACGGAGGAACTGTGCGAAGGGGCTTGTGTGCTGAATGATGCTTCTGCACCGGTCCAGATCGGGCTGCTGCAGCGTTATGCTACCGATTGGGCAATCAGCAGCGGAGCCCGGTTATTTAAGCCGGGTCTTGCTAACGGCAGGAGAGTCGCCGTAATCGGCAGCGGTCCCGCCGGTCTGTCAGCAGCCAGGGAGCTGGCGCGTGAGGGTTGTGGTGTGGTGATCTATGAAGCGAAGGAGCTTGCGGGCGGACTGGACACACATGGGATCGTCTCGTTCCGGCTGCCGCAGTCCATCCCGCTGTGGGAAGTGGAGCAGGTCCAGAAGCTGGGGGTAGAGATCCGTACCGGAATGAAGGTGGGCGTGGATGTCTCTGTAGAGGAGCTGAAGGCCGGATATGATGCTATTGTGCTGGCTGCGGGAATGGGGTATGTTCCGCCTCTCGGCATTGAAGGGGAGAAGCTCTCCGGCGTGTATGATGCCATCGAGCTTGTGGAAACCACAAAGACCGGCATTCCGGCATTGGAGCTGATGGGCCGGCGGGTCGCCGTCATCGGGGCAGGCAACACGGCGGTTGATGCGGCCACCTGCTCGGTGCGGCTGGGAGCGGCGAATGTGAAGATGGTCTACCGCCGGACGCCCGCGGAGATGACCGCGTATGATTTTGAATATGAATTCGCCAAGCAGGAGGGTGTGGAATTCAGCTGGCTGACCCTGCCGAAGCGGATCGTCGGGGATGAACTGGGCAATGTGACTGCTCTGGAGTGTGTGCAGATGAAGCTGACCGGGGAGACCGGCAAGGACGGCCGCCTGATACCGGTGCCGGTGGAGGGTTCTGAATTCCTGATGCCGGTAGATGCGGTGGTGGTAGCCATCGGACAGAAACGGCGGGTTGACCTGATTGAAGCGCTGGGGCTTGAGCATGAACGGGGCGTGGTCAAGATTGATGAGAAAACCGGCCGGACCTCCGATCCGCAGATTTATGCAGCCGGGGATATCGTCTTCGGCTCGGGCAAAGGTGAAGCGACGGTAGTCTCCGCTGCCCGGCAGGGCAAGGATGCCGCTTATGCCATTATGCAGCAGTTGTCGGGTCTGCAGGATAGTGTGCTTGGCTCTATCCTTCGCTGA
- a CDS encoding ABC transporter permease, which produces MKNRTFMRERVLPLFVWIFGLLAVWEAVSWWLLHIAKTPLAQSKLPYVHEVAATLWKYSSTLLKEGGATFGNAGVGFLIGAAAGALLAVLMSLSKTVEQLAFPYAVASQMIPILGLAPIIYGIVRDEQASRIIISGYITFFPVALNMLRGLRSVDLPAVELMRSLAAKPWAVYWKLRFPAALPGLFSGLKIAAPLAVTGAILVELMGARHGIGVIMLRNLYYGPSHTYMFWSTVLAGALLGIASYWLMSLVERLAAPWQPEFRPKGGSR; this is translated from the coding sequence ATGAAGAACCGTACGTTTATGCGGGAACGCGTGCTGCCGCTGTTCGTCTGGATATTCGGCCTGCTGGCAGTCTGGGAGGCAGTCTCCTGGTGGCTGCTGCATATAGCGAAAACACCGCTGGCCCAGTCTAAGCTGCCTTATGTCCATGAAGTAGCGGCAACCTTATGGAAATACAGCAGTACGCTGCTCAAGGAGGGCGGGGCGACCTTCGGCAATGCCGGCGTCGGATTTCTGATCGGCGCAGCGGCCGGAGCGCTTCTGGCCGTGCTGATGAGCCTGTCGAAGACGGTTGAACAGCTCGCCTTCCCGTATGCGGTGGCCTCGCAGATGATTCCGATTCTGGGGCTGGCGCCGATTATCTACGGCATTGTCCGGGATGAGCAGGCGTCGAGGATTATCATTTCCGGGTACATTACCTTTTTCCCGGTCGCTCTGAATATGCTTCGCGGGCTGCGCAGTGTAGATCTCCCGGCAGTGGAGCTGATGCGCTCTCTTGCAGCGAAGCCTTGGGCTGTATATTGGAAGCTGCGCTTTCCGGCAGCGCTGCCGGGCCTCTTCAGCGGACTCAAGATCGCGGCACCGCTCGCGGTGACCGGTGCAATCCTCGTAGAGCTTATGGGCGCACGGCATGGCATCGGCGTCATTATGCTGCGCAATCTCTATTACGGTCCATCCCATACGTATATGTTCTGGTCAACCGTGCTTGCCGGCGCTTTGCTCGGAATAGCCAGCTATTGGCTGATGAGCCTGGTGGAACGCCTGGCAGCGCCATGGCAGCCGGAATTCCGTCCGAAAGGGGGCAGCCGCTGA
- a CDS encoding aspartate aminotransferase family protein, whose translation MQSLGNESGLAVQKDQQYLWHNITPYSEKNPPMIAAAASGSWVTDIDGNKFLDGMSGLWCVNVGYGRKELAEAAYHQLLSLPYFPLTQSHMPAIALAEKLNTWLEGEYVIFFSNSGSEANEAAFKIARQYQQQTGQHYRHKFIARYRGYHGSSLGALSATGQAQRKYKYEPLGGGFLHVAPPDSYRRPAGMTVEEFNLQSAQAIEDTMIWEGVETVAAVIMEPVITGGGVIVPHQVYLDRVQEICRKHGVLLIIDEVICGFGRSGCKFGHQNYSVKPDIITMAKGLTSAYLPLSATAVRKDIYDAFKDNSDDYGHFRHVNTFGGNPAACALALRNLEILEQENLVERAGILGKRLAAEWAGLLDHKRVGDIRSFGLIIGIELVADKATKQPADLAVVKGIIAECKAKGLIIGKNGDTVAGFNNVLTIAPPLSSTDEDIRFIIDTVKTVLNGSWAG comes from the coding sequence ATGCAGAGCCTGGGGAACGAAAGCGGGCTGGCCGTCCAGAAGGATCAGCAGTATTTATGGCATAACATTACACCCTACAGTGAGAAAAATCCGCCGATGATCGCCGCAGCGGCAAGCGGGTCATGGGTGACGGATATTGACGGGAACAAGTTTCTGGACGGCATGTCCGGCCTGTGGTGTGTGAATGTCGGCTATGGACGCAAGGAGCTGGCGGAGGCGGCTTATCATCAGCTCCTTAGCCTGCCGTATTTCCCGCTTACACAGAGCCATATGCCGGCGATCGCCCTGGCTGAGAAGCTGAACACATGGCTGGAAGGGGAATATGTCATTTTCTTCTCCAACAGCGGTTCAGAAGCCAACGAAGCCGCCTTCAAAATAGCCCGCCAGTACCAGCAGCAGACCGGCCAACATTATCGTCATAAATTCATCGCCCGTTACCGGGGATATCATGGCAGCTCGCTTGGCGCACTCTCGGCTACCGGTCAGGCCCAGCGCAAATATAAATATGAGCCGCTCGGCGGCGGGTTTCTGCATGTGGCCCCGCCGGACAGCTATCGCCGTCCAGCCGGCATGACCGTGGAGGAATTCAACCTTCAGAGTGCGCAGGCGATAGAGGATACGATGATCTGGGAAGGCGTGGAGACGGTGGCGGCGGTCATTATGGAGCCGGTGATTACCGGCGGCGGTGTCATTGTGCCGCATCAGGTCTATCTGGACCGGGTGCAGGAGATTTGCCGCAAGCATGGGGTGCTGCTGATTATTGATGAGGTCATCTGCGGGTTCGGGCGGTCCGGCTGCAAATTCGGCCATCAGAATTATAGCGTGAAGCCGGATATCATCACCATGGCCAAAGGATTGACCAGCGCCTACCTGCCGCTGTCGGCAACGGCAGTCCGTAAGGATATCTACGATGCCTTCAAGGATAACAGCGACGATTACGGGCATTTCCGCCATGTGAATACTTTTGGCGGTAATCCGGCAGCCTGTGCGCTTGCCCTGCGGAATCTGGAAATCCTGGAGCAGGAGAATTTGGTGGAGCGCGCCGGTATCCTCGGCAAAAGGCTGGCTGCGGAGTGGGCCGGACTGCTGGACCATAAGCGGGTGGGGGATATCCGCAGCTTCGGGCTGATCATTGGCATTGAGCTGGTAGCGGATAAGGCCACCAAGCAGCCTGCCGATCTGGCTGTCGTTAAAGGCATTATCGCGGAGTGCAAAGCCAAAGGGCTGATCATCGGCAAAAACGGGGACACGGTAGCAGGCTTCAATAATGTGCTCACCATCGCTCCGCCGCTGTCCTCGACCGATGAGGATATCCGGTTTATCATCGATACGGTCAAAACTGTGCTGAACGGGAGCTGGGCAGGGTGA
- a CDS encoding ABC transporter ATP-binding protein gives MSLAAARIPEIQLQNVEMRYQTDTADVLALHQVSLDIAKGEFVSLLGPSGCGKTTLLRLMADLLTPTGGDVTVAGKSAREARLAQKYGIVFQSPVLYDWRKVRHNITLPLELMGVKKSIREDKALELLDLVGLQGFADKYPWQLSGGMQQRVAIARALSMEPEILLMDEPFSALDEFTRERLNEELLGVWGKVQSTIVFVTHSIPESIFLSDRVFVLSPHPGRLSAIVDIPLPRPRTAEMRNSPEFFELVARIRESFEGV, from the coding sequence ATGTCATTAGCAGCGGCAAGAATTCCTGAAATACAGCTGCAGAACGTCGAGATGCGTTATCAGACGGACACGGCCGATGTGCTTGCGCTGCATCAGGTAAGCCTGGATATCGCCAAAGGGGAGTTCGTTTCCCTGCTCGGACCGTCCGGCTGCGGCAAAACTACACTGCTCAGACTGATGGCAGATCTGCTGACGCCAACTGGCGGAGATGTTACGGTAGCCGGCAAGAGTGCGCGTGAAGCCCGGCTGGCCCAAAAGTACGGTATCGTGTTCCAGAGTCCGGTCCTTTATGACTGGCGGAAGGTGAGGCATAATATAACGCTGCCCCTGGAGCTGATGGGCGTGAAAAAATCCATCCGTGAGGATAAAGCGCTGGAGCTGCTCGATCTCGTAGGCCTGCAGGGCTTCGCGGACAAGTATCCGTGGCAGCTCAGTGGAGGGATGCAGCAGCGGGTAGCCATCGCCAGAGCGCTGTCCATGGAGCCGGAAATCCTGCTGATGGATGAACCCTTCTCCGCGCTGGACGAATTCACCCGCGAACGTCTGAATGAGGAGCTGCTGGGTGTTTGGGGCAAAGTGCAGAGTACTATTGTCTTCGTAACCCACAGTATTCCAGAGTCGATTTTTCTCTCGGACCGTGTGTTCGTGCTGTCTCCGCATCCGGGCAGGCTGTCCGCCATTGTGGACATTCCGCTGCCGCGTCCGCGTACGGCTGAAATGAGGAACAGCCCGGAATTTTTTGAACTGGTCGCCCGAATCCGCGAGAGCTTCGAAGGGGTGTAG